The Microlunatus antarcticus DNA segment ACGTGGCTGGCCGGGTAGAACGCGATCCAGCCCAGCTGGACGACGACGATGCCGAGCGCGTAGCGCAGGCAGGTCGCCCGTCGGTCCGGATCGTTGCGCGCGGCGCGCAGCCACTGCAGGACGAGGCCGACGCGCATGATCACGTAGCCGACGATGATCAGCCCGAAGCGCCCCTCGCCCTCGTCCATGCCGGCGGCGAACGTCGCGATGCCGGCCGCCAGCGTCAGCACCCCGAGGATCTGCAGGATCGTCAGCAGCCGGAACACGACGTCGTCGTTGTCGTACGCCGAGGAGAACCAGCTGAAGTTCAGCCAGGCCCACCAGATGGCGAAGAAGGCCATGGCGTAGCCGAGGACGGCGGGACCGGCGTGACCGCCGACCAGGCCGTGGTGCAGCGCGAGGGCCGCCTGGGCCACGGCGACCACGAAGCACAGGTCGGTCAGCAGCTCGAGCTCGGAGGCGACGCGACCCTGCTCCAACGGGTCACGCGGCCGCAGGGGCCGCAGGAGCCGGGCGGTCACGGCGGGTGCGCTCACGGGCGAACCGTAGCGGCGCGCGGACCCGGCGCGGGGACGTAGGCGCCGGTCAGGCGACGACGCGGGCGCCGACGACCGGCCCCGTGGCCCGCAGGACCTTGCGCGCGACCCCTTCGGCGCTGAGCGAGACGCTCAGGTCGATCGCCTCCTCCTCGTCCTCGACGAGGAACGCGCACGTCGGACCGGAGCCCGACACGATCGCGCCCACCGCACCCAGCTCGAGCCCGGTCTCGAGGACGCGCCGCAGCGCCGGACGCAGGCTGAGGGCGGCCGGCTGCAGGTCGTTGGTCAGCGCCGCACCCAGCTCGTACGGGTCTCCCCCGCGCAGCGCGTTCATCAGGTCCGCGGGGACCTCGGGCGGCGTGGGGTCGGGGTTGAGCTCGTCGAAGCGGCGGTAGACCGCCGGGGTGGACAGGCCCTGGTGGCCGAAGGCGAGCACCCAGTGGTAGCTCCCCCGAGCCAGCGCCGGGGCGACGTCCTCCCCGCGGCCGCCGCCCACCGCGGTGCCGCCGAGCAGCGAGAAGGGCACGTCGCTGCCGAGCTCGGCCCCCAGATGACGCAGCACCTCGGGCGCGAGGTCGATGTCCCACAGCGTCGCGCAGGCGAGGAGCGCGGCGGCCCCGTCGGCCGAGCCGCCCGCCAGCCCCGCCGCAACCGGGATGGACTTGCGGATGGTCAGCCGGACGCCCAGCCGGTCCTGGCCCCCGTGGACCCGGGCGAGCAGCCGGGCGGCGCGGAGGGCGAGGTTGTTGTCGTCGAGCGGCACGTCGGCGACGCCCTCGCCGGTGACCTCGAGCTCGAACTCGTCGGGCTCCGCCCACTCGGCGAAGACGTCCTCGTAGAGCGAGACCGCGTGGTAGACGGTCGCCAGCGGGTGGTAGCCGTCAGGGCGCGGGGCGCCCACCTTCAGCGCGAGGTTGATCTTGGCCGGTGCCCGGACGTGCACACCGACCGGGGACGGCGGCAGGGGCGAGGCCATTCACCGAAGGCTAGCGCCTCCGGGCAGCCGCTCGGCGATCCGGGCGAAAGCGGTCACGTCCAGCACCTCGCCCCGGGCCTGCGGGTCGACGCCGGCCGCCTCAAGGGCCTCCGCGGCGGCCGCCGACGAGCCGGCGAGGCCCGCCAGCGCCGAGCGGAGCATCTTGCGCCGCTGACCGAAGGCGGCGTCCACGACGGCGAACACCTGCTCCCGGGTCGCGGTCGTGGGCGGCGGGTCGCGGCGTACGAGGGCGACGAGGCCGGAGTCGACGTTCGGCACCGGCCAGAACACGGTCGGCGGGACCGACCCGGCCCAGGTGGCCTCGCCGTACCAGGCGGCCTTGACCGACGGGACGCCGTAGATCTTGGAGCCGGGCGGGGCGCAGATCCGCCGCGCGACCTCGGCCTGGACCATCACCAGCCCGCGGCGCCACCCGTCGAACGTGGCGAGCAGGTGCAGCAGCACCGGGACCGCGACGTTGTACGGCAGGTTGGCCACGACCGCGGTGGGGACGGCGGGCAGCTCGGTGACCCGCATCGCGTCGGCGACGACGACGTCGAGCCGGTCGGACCGGTCGGGCAGCCGCTCGGCCGCCGTCCGGGGCAGCTCGCCGGCCAGCAGCTCGTCGATCTCCACCGCGACCACGCGGTCGGCGACCTCGAGCAGCCCGAGCGTGAGCGAGCCCAGCCCGGGGCCGACCTCGAGCACGACGTCGGCGGGGCCGACGCCCGAGATGGCGACGATGCGGCGCACCGTGTTGGCGTCGACGACGAAGTTCTGCCCACGCTGCTTGGTCGGGCGCAGGTCGAGGCGTGCCGCGATCTCCCGGACCGACCGGGGGTCGAGGAGGCTCACCGGAGCTCCCGACCGCCGCAGCCAATCCCGGGACGGTGCGTCAGGCGCAGGACCAGTTCCCGAGCCCCGAGCCCTTGCGGACGCGCTCGGCGACGGCGATCTGCGCGGCCTTGCTCTGCTCGTTCGGCATGCCGGTGCCGCCGTACGCGCGCCAGGTCGCCAGCGAGAACTGCAGCCCGCCGTAGTAGCCGTTCCCGGTGTTGATCGACCAGTTCCCACCCGACTCGCACGCGGCGATCTTGTCCCACAGACCCACGTTCGCGACAGCGGGCTCTGCCGGGGCCTTCGTCCCGACCACCACGACGCGGTTCACGGGCTTGCGGGTGACGACGCTCTTGGTCGCCTTGGTGCTCACCACGTCGCCGTCGTGGGAGACCACGCGGTAGGTGGTGGTCCGGCTGCCCTCGCGGCCCTGGGTCTTCGTCTGGGTCTTGCCGCGCTCGAGCTTGGACGACTTCTGCTCGACGGTCTTGAAGTCGACGTCGGAGCGCTTGGACTTAGACGTGACGTCGACGCGGACGAAGGTGACCTTGGCCCCGTTCGTGAGGGTGGTCGTGACCGGCAGGCTGACCTGGTCGTCGTCGTCCGGGGCGATCCCCGCGGCCTTGAGCGCGGCACCGACGGTCGCACCGGTGGTGGTGAGGGTCTGCTTCTTGCCGCCGGCGTCGACGGTCACGCGCTTGGGCGTCGCGACGTTGACCGAGAGCCCCTGCCGCCCGATCGGGGCGCTGCGGCTCGTCGAGAGGTCCGCACCGGTGGTGTCGAGGCCGAGGGTGGCGATGGCGCTCCCGACGTCGGTCGCGGTTGTCCAGACGGTCTGCGGGGCGCCGTCCACGGACACGGTGACCTGGCGGCCGTACTTGACCGACACCTGGGTGCCGTCACGCAGCTCGGTGTTTGTCGACGGCGCGACGACGTCGTGCGGGCCGACAGAGATGTGCTGGGCGGAGAGCAGGTCCCCGACGGTCTGGGCGCTGGTGGTCACCTGGGTGGCCTGGCCGTCGACCGCCATGGTGACGTCGGACCGGAGGCCGGCGTAGGCGAGGGATCCACCGCCCACGGCGAGGACGGCGGCACCGGCGATGACGGGGACGAGGGAACGCACGCTGCTCCTGGCTGGAACCCCCGAGGGCCCCGGTCGAGTCAAGCGGCCGCTCCGGCCGCAAAGGTCACGGAACCATAACGAGACCCTGAGAGGACGTCAAACTCGACGCCTCACCCGTCACGGCCGGATCGCGACGGTTCCCCTCACCAGCGCCCGCGGTGGACCAGCTCCTCCGCCGGTCGACGCCCGCGGCGGCTGGGTGACCCGCGACTGCCCCGGTCGCCCTGCGCGACCGGGTGCCCGAGGCTCACCACGCCGACGTCCAGCAGGTCGACGGGGACGCCGAACGCGGCCCGGACGGCGTCGCTCCGGTCGGCCGGGACGCCGAAGAAGCAGGCACCCAGCCCGAGGTCCACGGCACGCAGCAGCATCGCCATCGCCGCCATGCCCGCGTCGACGAACCAGTACGGCGCCGACCAGCGGTCCTCGTCGCGGTCGGTCCAGCCCTTGTCGGCCTCGGCGTAGCGGTCGAGGTACGCCTGCCGGCTCGTCAGCACGAGCACGAGCACCGGGGCCGTCCGCATGCCGTCGAGCCAGCGGTTCGAGGCCTCGCCCGGGGTGCCCCCGGTGGCGGTCCAGAAGCGCTCGCGCTCGCCGGGGGACGCGAGGACGAGCAGCGAGACGCCCTGGGTGAAGCCGGCCGACGGCGCGCGCAGGGCCGCGGCGACCACGGCGTCGACCGCCTCGGCGGCGACGGGTGCGTCGGGGTCGTAGCGGCGGACCATCCGCCGCCGGGCGAGGGCGTCGGCGAGCTCCACGTCAGGCGGCCGCGTACGGGGGCCAGGTCCCGCCGAGCGCCGCCTCGGCGTTCTCGTCGAGCGCCCGGCAGAGGTCCTCCAGCGGCAGCGCGCGCACCTCGGCCATGGCCCGGGCGGTGACCGGGACGAGG contains these protein-coding regions:
- a CDS encoding ubiquitin-like domain-containing protein gives rise to the protein MRSLVPVIAGAAVLAVGGGSLAYAGLRSDVTMAVDGQATQVTTSAQTVGDLLSAQHISVGPHDVVAPSTNTELRDGTQVSVKYGRQVTVSVDGAPQTVWTTATDVGSAIATLGLDTTGADLSTSRSAPIGRQGLSVNVATPKRVTVDAGGKKQTLTTTGATVGAALKAAGIAPDDDDQVSLPVTTTLTNGAKVTFVRVDVTSKSKRSDVDFKTVEQKSSKLERGKTQTKTQGREGSRTTTYRVVSHDGDVVSTKATKSVVTRKPVNRVVVVGTKAPAEPAVANVGLWDKIAACESGGNWSINTGNGYYGGLQFSLATWRAYGGTGMPNEQSKAAQIAVAERVRKGSGLGNWSCA
- the rsmA gene encoding 16S rRNA (adenine(1518)-N(6)/adenine(1519)-N(6))-dimethyltransferase RsmA, which translates into the protein MSLLDPRSVREIAARLDLRPTKQRGQNFVVDANTVRRIVAISGVGPADVVLEVGPGLGSLTLGLLEVADRVVAVEIDELLAGELPRTAAERLPDRSDRLDVVVADAMRVTELPAVPTAVVANLPYNVAVPVLLHLLATFDGWRRGLVMVQAEVARRICAPPGSKIYGVPSVKAAWYGEATWAGSVPPTVFWPVPNVDSGLVALVRRDPPPTTATREQVFAVVDAAFGQRRKMLRSALAGLAGSSAAAAEALEAAGVDPQARGEVLDVTAFARIAERLPGGASLR
- a CDS encoding nitroreductase family protein, whose product is MELADALARRRMVRRYDPDAPVAAEAVDAVVAAALRAPSAGFTQGVSLLVLASPGERERFWTATGGTPGEASNRWLDGMRTAPVLVLVLTSRQAYLDRYAEADKGWTDRDEDRWSAPYWFVDAGMAAMAMLLRAVDLGLGACFFGVPADRSDAVRAAFGVPVDLLDVGVVSLGHPVAQGDRGSRGSPSRRGRRPAEELVHRGRW
- a CDS encoding 4-(cytidine 5'-diphospho)-2-C-methyl-D-erythritol kinase; translated protein: MASPLPPSPVGVHVRAPAKINLALKVGAPRPDGYHPLATVYHAVSLYEDVFAEWAEPDEFELEVTGEGVADVPLDDNNLALRAARLLARVHGGQDRLGVRLTIRKSIPVAAGLAGGSADGAAALLACATLWDIDLAPEVLRHLGAELGSDVPFSLLGGTAVGGGRGEDVAPALARGSYHWVLAFGHQGLSTPAVYRRFDELNPDPTPPEVPADLMNALRGGDPYELGAALTNDLQPAALSLRPALRRVLETGLELGAVGAIVSGSGPTCAFLVEDEEEAIDLSVSLSAEGVARKVLRATGPVVGARVVA